Proteins from a single region of Hydra vulgaris chromosome 12, alternate assembly HydraT2T_AEP:
- the LOC136088995 gene encoding gamma-interferon-inducible lysosomal thiol reductase-like — translation MITKAIFLACFSLISSNGEVNVDIFFESKCPDSIKFIKEQLWPTYQVLDKEIVSFKLYPYGNAHTVISQNETISFECQHGPQECLLNTVEACVINQTPTDVSIKFIYCLEKNPTEKRAQRCSEYLKIDWEKLSACYKGLEGKNLLRKTGEATPAHTFIPWIVVDGDSDESIQEKALSDLLKLVCEKYYEKSGTIPRSCY, via the coding sequence atgataacaaaagcaatttttttggcGTGCTTTTCTTTAATCTCGTCAAATGGGGAAGTAAacgttgacattttttttgaaagtaaatgtCCCGACTCAATCAAATTTATCAAAGAGCAACTATGGCCAACTTATCAAGTATTGGATAAAGAGATTGTAAGCTTCAAGCTTTATCCTTACGGAAACGCTCATACTGTCATAAGTCAAAATGAAACAATCTCATTTGAATGCCAACATGGTCCTCAAGAATGTTTGTTGAATACTGTAGAGGCATGCGTTATCAACCAAACACCAACTGACGTTTCcatcaagtttatttattgtCTTGAAAAAAACCCTACAGAAAAAAGAGCACAAAGGTGctctgaatatttaaaaatagactgGGAAAAACTATCGGCATGCTACAAAGGACTTGAAGGTAAAAACTTACTGCGGAAAACAGGCGAAGCAACACCAGCACACACATTCATACCTTGGATTGTGGTTGACGGAGACTCTGATGAAAGTATACAGGAAAAAGCATTAAGTGACCTTTTAAAACTTGTGTgtgaaaaatattatgaaaaaagtgGAACAATACCACGTTCTTGCTATTAG